In Massilia sp. METH4, the genomic window CGATCTTCCTCGCCAGCCTGGCCTTCCTGTTCGAACCGGCGCCGCGCGGCAAGCGCCTGCATAAAACCGACGGCGCGCCGACCGCCACGCCGTTCCCCAAGCTCGTCGCGCTGATGGTGTGCGGTGTGACGGTGGTGCTGTCGACGATCTACTACGTCCAGGTGATCAATTTTTCGCTGCTGCTCAAGGAAATGGGCGTTGGTGATCCCAAGTCGATCGGGCTGTGGATGGCGATCCCCAGCATCGGCGTGCCGATCGGCGCCGTCATCTTCCGCTACACGACGCGCTTCGGCGCCGGGGCGCAGATCTTCCTCGTGTTCGTCGGCTATGCCATCGGCCTGGGCGGCATCGGCATGGCGCCGGACTACAAGGTCGCGCTGGCCTTCGCGTTCGTGCAGCAGCTGGCCAACGGCATCATCGTGCCCGCCCTGATCGCCTGGACACAGAGCAAGTACTCGTTCGAACACCGCGGCCAGGGCATGGGCTGGTGGGCCAGCTCCTTCTTCGTGGCCCAGTTCCTGTCGCCCGCCGCCGTGAACGCCATGCGTGGCCTGGTGGGCGACTTGCAGGGCGCATTCCTGGCCTTCGGCATCATTGCCGGCGTGTGCGCCCTCGGCGCCGTGCTGCTGCGGCTGCGGCGGCCGCCGGCACCCGCCTACTCGTAGCCTCACCGCCGCAACCGGCGGCCGCACATTGGTGTCGGACATCCCTCGGGATATCGGACACCGGTTTTCCCCACCATTCACCAGGGCCCGCGACAGGGCCAGGGACCCCTGCATCCCGAATATCCAGAGGAATCACATGACCACATCCCACCAGATCAAGCGCGGCGTCTCCCTGTACAGCTACCAGTACGAGACCTTCCTTCGCCAGATGACCCTCGACGACTGCATCGCCCACGCCGCCGGCCTCGGCGCGCGCGGCATCGAAGTCGTCAGCGAACAGTCGTTCACCGGCTTCCCGGACGTGCCCGAGGAGCAGGTGGCCGGCTGGTTCGCCTCGCTCGAACGCCATGGCGCGTATCCGCAATGCCACGACATGTTCCTGGACGTGAAGCTGTACAAGGACCGCAAGCTGAACTTCGACGAGATGGTCGCCTCCCTGAAACGCGACCTGCGCTTCGCCAAGCGCATCGGCTGCCGGAACGTGCGCATCATCGTCAACACGCCGCCGGAAGTGGTGGTCGCCTGCGTGCCGCTGGCCGAGGAACTCGACGTGCGCATGGGCATCGAGGTGCATTCGCCCTTCCACTTCGACCACCCATGGATATTGCGCTACACGGAACTCACGCGTGCCACCGGTTCGGACCACGTGGGCTACGTGCCCGACATGGGCATGTACACGAAAAACTACCCTCCGGTGTTCCGCGACCGCTTCCTGCGCATGGGCGCGACACCGAAGATCGTCGAATTCATCCTGCAGGCGCATGCCGCGCGCGTGCTGCCCGACTACGTGCTGATGGACGTGCGCAAGATGGGCGCCAACGCCGTGGATTTGCAGATGGCCGAGACGCTGCGCCACAACATCTGGAGCAATCCGCGCCGCATGCTCGAGTTCATGCCGTGGATCTTCAACATCCACGCCAAGTTCTACGAGATCGACGACAGCGGGCGCGAACCGGCCATTCCCTACGAGGAGATCATCCCCGTGCTGATCGAGGGCGGCTACGACGGCCACCTGTCCAGCGAATACGAAGGCCAGCGCCACATCGAGGATGCCTTCGAGGTCGACGGCCGCGAGCAGGTACGGCGGCAACAGGAAATGTTCAAGCGCCTGCTGGGCGAAGTCTGACAACCGCGGTCTGGAAAGAAAAGGAGAAACCATGTACGACCAGCACATCATCTATCCCGGCAGCGTGCGCAATACCGACGACGGCGCCGGCTGGCAACTGGGCGCGCGCCTGCCGTATTACCGGGGCCAGATCCTCTCGGCCGTCGAGGATATCGCCTTGACCGTGGACGGCAACAGGGTCCCGCGCGAACACGTGCGCTTCACGGTGCGCGGCATGACCTTCACGCTCGACGAGCTGGAGACCGAATATGTCGAACGCTGGGAATTCGGCGAAGTCGCGCAGGTCACCGTCCTGCAGCCCGGCGGGCTGCCGCCCGGCGAACACGAGGTGACGGCGGCGGTCCAGCTGCGCATCTCCTACCTGCCGTGGAGTCCCGTGACCAGCTGCACGGCACGCGCGGCCATCGAGGCGGCGCACACTTAACGGGAACATCACGCGGCCGCGAAGGCGAGGCTGGCCTGGTTGCCAGCCCGTTCCCCACGCACGCCCATGCGCGGCCGCGCAGTATCCACCGCGTCGATCCCTGGCATCCAAACAATCACGCCGGCCGGGGCATCGAAACGGGTCCTTCAGCACCTATCATTTTTCGCACAAACACAGAATTGACGGCCGGTCCAGGACCGCCGGATAACCAGGAGACGAAAATGAAGCACCCCAAGCCCAGCGCCATCGCCCATGCCCTCTGCGCCGCCGGCTGCCTGTCCTTGTCGGCCGGCGTCGCCGCGCAGGCCGGTGACGCCAGCCAGGAAGCACGGCCGGACCGCGGCGGCATCGCCGAAGTGATCATCACCGCGCAAAAGGTGGCGCAGCCCGCCAGCAAGACGCCGCTGGCGCTGTCGGTCGTGTCCGGCGACGACCTGAAGAACGCCGGCACGAACGACCCGCGCGCCCTGGCCGAGGCGCTGCCCAATGTCGAAATCGCCCAGGAGAGCGGCATGCTGCAGGTATCGATCCGCGGCGTGACGAGCCTGGACATGACGGAAAAGGGCGACCCCTCCGCCGCCTTCCATGTCGACGGCGCCTACATTCCACGCTACGAAGCGCAGGCGGCCGCCTTCTTCGACCTGGACCGCATCGAAGTGCTGCGCGGCCCGCAGGGCACGCTGTACGGCCGCAACGCCACGGCGGGCGCGATCAACCTGATCACGAACAAGCCCACGCGCAAGCTGGAAGGGAAGGTGGGCGTGGAGATCGGCAACTACCGCACGAAGCGGCTCGACGCCATGCTCAACGTGCCGCTCGGCGAGAACTGGGCGATGCGCGCGGCCATCAACACGAACAAGCACGATTCCTACTACAACCCGGGGCCGAACACGATCGAGCTGGAAAGCCAGGACGACAAGTCGGCGCGCCTGCACCTGCTGGGCAACTTCGGCAAGGATACGAGCCTGCTGCTCACCGCCGAGAAGAACAGGATCGGCGGCGGTGCATCCTCACCGGTACCGATCACGAACTTCTTCGACGGCGAGCTGGTCGGCAAGCTGCCCTTCACGCCGGCGGGCCGTGGCAACCACATCAAGGACCCTGTGTATGTGGATCGCGGCAAGGACGTGCAGCGCACCACCTATTGGGAGTTCAAGCAGGACGCCGGCTCGCACCGCGACAACGAGGCGACCTCGCTGCGCGGCGAATTCAAGACCCGCGTGGCCGACATCGATGTCACCTAC contains:
- a CDS encoding DUF6379 domain-containing protein — protein: MYDQHIIYPGSVRNTDDGAGWQLGARLPYYRGQILSAVEDIALTVDGNRVPREHVRFTVRGMTFTLDELETEYVERWEFGEVAQVTVLQPGGLPPGEHEVTAAVQLRISYLPWSPVTSCTARAAIEAAHT
- a CDS encoding MFS transporter translates to MQSNSPQAHRQADWRQGWILVFSGFLPVMAIIALAPTLPTLLAHFHDVPNARLMVPLLITAPSACIALFAPAAGAIADRFGRRKLLLWAMALYGAGGLLPFFIDNFWAVVAGRFVIGIGEAGVLTVVNTLLADYYEEQARHRWLMIQGVVGSMLGTLTIACSGFLAAQGWQFPFLVYGVAIPIFLASLAFLFEPAPRGKRLHKTDGAPTATPFPKLVALMVCGVTVVLSTIYYVQVINFSLLLKEMGVGDPKSIGLWMAIPSIGVPIGAVIFRYTTRFGAGAQIFLVFVGYAIGLGGIGMAPDYKVALAFAFVQQLANGIIVPALIAWTQSKYSFEHRGQGMGWWASSFFVAQFLSPAAVNAMRGLVGDLQGAFLAFGIIAGVCALGAVLLRLRRPPAPAYS
- a CDS encoding TIM barrel protein: MTTSHQIKRGVSLYSYQYETFLRQMTLDDCIAHAAGLGARGIEVVSEQSFTGFPDVPEEQVAGWFASLERHGAYPQCHDMFLDVKLYKDRKLNFDEMVASLKRDLRFAKRIGCRNVRIIVNTPPEVVVACVPLAEELDVRMGIEVHSPFHFDHPWILRYTELTRATGSDHVGYVPDMGMYTKNYPPVFRDRFLRMGATPKIVEFILQAHAARVLPDYVLMDVRKMGANAVDLQMAETLRHNIWSNPRRMLEFMPWIFNIHAKFYEIDDSGREPAIPYEEIIPVLIEGGYDGHLSSEYEGQRHIEDAFEVDGREQVRRQQEMFKRLLGEV